In the Magnolia sinica isolate HGM2019 chromosome 15, MsV1, whole genome shotgun sequence genome, one interval contains:
- the LOC131227157 gene encoding auxin-responsive protein SAUR76-like, whose protein sequence is MGKGSNLATLKCMFKKWQSAANLRRPNSNSSGNSSIAANPVDDTWKDSSVTRDGLHPVYVGKSRRRYLISSHLVDHPLFRVLADKSPAGAGSDAMTVGCEVVLFEHLLWMLENADPQPESLDELVEFYAC, encoded by the coding sequence ATGGGAAAAGGTTCGAACCTCGCCACCCTCAAATGCATGTTCAAGAAATGGCAGTCAGCGGCCAATCTCCGCCGTCCAAATAGCAACAGCAGCGGCAACAGCAGCATCGCTGCTAATCCAGTAGACGACACGTGGAAAGACTCGTCAGTTACCCGCGACGGACTCCACCCAGTCTACGTCGGGAAATCTCGTCGGCGCTACCTCATCAGCTCCCACCTAGTCGACCACCCCCTCTTCCGGGTCCTCGCCGACAAGTCGCCTGCCGGCGCGGGATCTGACGCCATGACCGTCGGTTGCGAGGTGGTTCTCTTCGAGCACCTCCTTTGGATGCTCGAGAATGCTGATCCGCAGCCGGAATCTCTGGACGAGCTCGTCGAGTTCTACGCCTGCTGA